The Peribacillus sp. FSL E2-0218 genome contains a region encoding:
- the rplK gene encoding 50S ribosomal protein L11 has product MAKKVIKMVKLQIPAGKANPAPPVGPALGQAGVNIMGFCKEFNARTADQAGLIIPVEITVFEDRSFTFITKTPPAAVLLKKVAGIESGSGEPNRNKVATVKRDQVREIAETKMPDLNAANVEAAMRMVEGTARSMGIVIED; this is encoded by the coding sequence GTGGCTAAAAAAGTAATTAAAATGGTTAAATTGCAAATTCCTGCTGGTAAAGCGAATCCGGCACCGCCAGTCGGTCCTGCATTAGGTCAAGCTGGTGTAAACATCATGGGATTCTGTAAGGAGTTCAACGCTCGTACAGCAGATCAAGCTGGTCTAATTATTCCTGTTGAAATCACGGTATTTGAAGACCGTTCATTTACATTCATTACAAAAACTCCACCGGCTGCAGTATTGCTTAAGAAAGTAGCAGGTATCGAGTCTGGTTCTGGTGAACCTAACCGTAATAAAGTTGCTACAGTCAAGCGTGATCAAGTGCGCGAGATTGCTGAAACTAAAATGCCTGACCTAAACGCTGCAAACGTTGAAGCTGCAATGCGTATGGTTGAAGGTACTGCTCGCAGCATGGGTATTGTCATCGAAGACTAA
- the rplA gene encoding 50S ribosomal protein L1 codes for MAKKGKKYLEAAKLVEVSKAYAVTEAIEVAKKANFAKFDATVEVAFRLGVDPKKADQQIRGAVVLPNGTGKTQRVLVFAKGEKAKEAEAAGADYVGESDFINKIQQGWFEFDVIVATPDMMGEVGKLGRVLGPKGLMPNPKTGTVTFDVTKAVNEIKAGKVEYRVDKAGNIHAPIGKVSFEDAKLVENFTTIYDTLLKVKPAAAKGTYMKNVSVTTTMGPGVKVDPSTFNK; via the coding sequence ATGGCAAAAAAAGGTAAAAAGTATCTTGAAGCAGCTAAGCTTGTAGAAGTATCTAAGGCTTATGCTGTAACTGAAGCAATTGAAGTGGCTAAAAAAGCTAACTTCGCAAAATTCGATGCGACTGTTGAAGTTGCTTTCCGTTTAGGCGTAGACCCTAAGAAAGCTGACCAACAAATTCGTGGAGCGGTTGTTCTACCGAATGGTACTGGTAAAACTCAACGCGTATTAGTATTCGCTAAAGGCGAAAAAGCAAAAGAAGCGGAAGCTGCTGGTGCTGACTACGTTGGCGAATCTGACTTCATCAACAAAATCCAACAAGGATGGTTCGAATTCGATGTAATCGTAGCGACTCCAGACATGATGGGTGAAGTTGGTAAACTTGGACGTGTTTTAGGACCAAAAGGTTTAATGCCTAACCCTAAAACTGGTACAGTAACATTTGACGTTACGAAAGCAGTAAATGAAATCAAAGCTGGTAAAGTTGAATACCGCGTAGATAAAGCTGGTAACATCCATGCTCCAATCGGTAAAGTATCTTTCGAAGATGCTAAGCTAGTGGAAAACTTCACTACTATCTATGATACATTGCTTAAAGTTAAACCTGCGGCTGCTAAAGGAACTTACATGAAAAACGTTTCTGTAACGACTACAATGGGCCCTGGCGTGAAAGTGGATCCTTCAACTTTCAATAAATAA
- the rplJ gene encoding 50S ribosomal protein L10 — MNAIIEQKQKIVAEISEKLTASQSTVVVDYRGLTVAQVTELRKQLREAGVEFKVYKNSLTRRAAESAELSALNESLTGPNAIAFSTEDVIAPAKILNDFAKKHEALEIKAGVIEGNVATAEEIKALAELPSREGLLSMLLSVLQAPMRGLALATKAVAEQKEEQGA; from the coding sequence ATGAACGCAATTATTGAACAAAAGCAAAAGATCGTTGCTGAGATTTCTGAGAAACTGACTGCAAGCCAATCAACAGTAGTTGTTGACTACCGTGGATTGACTGTTGCTCAAGTAACAGAACTTCGTAAGCAACTTCGTGAAGCTGGCGTTGAGTTTAAAGTTTACAAAAACTCTTTAACTCGCCGTGCTGCTGAAAGTGCTGAACTTAGCGCTTTGAACGAATCATTAACAGGACCAAACGCAATTGCATTCTCGACTGAAGATGTTATTGCGCCAGCAAAAATCCTTAACGATTTTGCGAAAAAACATGAAGCGTTAGAAATCAAAGCTGGAGTTATCGAAGGAAACGTTGCAACTGCTGAAGAAATCAAAGCTCTTGCAGAACTACCTTCACGCGAAGGCCTACTTTCAATGCTACTCAGCGTGCTACAAGCACCTATGCGCGGACTTGCTCTTGCTACAAAAGCAGTTGCAGAACAAAAAGAAGAACAAGGCGCGTAA
- the rplL gene encoding 50S ribosomal protein L7/L12, which produces MTKDQIIEAVKNMTVLELNDLVKAIEEEFGVTAAAPVAVAAAGGAVAEEKTEFDVILTSAGDQKIKVIKAVREVTGLGLKEAKELVDNTPKAIKEAASKEEAEEIKAKLEEVGAGVEVK; this is translated from the coding sequence ATGACTAAAGATCAAATCATTGAAGCAGTTAAAAACATGACTGTTTTAGAATTAAACGACCTTGTAAAAGCAATCGAAGAAGAATTTGGCGTAACTGCTGCTGCACCTGTAGCTGTAGCTGCTGCTGGCGGCGCTGTTGCTGAAGAAAAAACTGAGTTCGATGTAATCCTTACATCTGCTGGAGATCAAAAAATCAAAGTCATCAAAGCTGTTCGTGAAGTAACTGGCCTTGGACTTAAAGAAGCAAAAGAACTTGTTGACAACACTCCAAAAGCAATCAAAGAAGCTGCTTCTAAAGAAGAAGCTGAAGAAATCAAAGCTAAACTTGAAGAAGTTGGAGCTGGCGTTGAAGTTAAGTAA
- a CDS encoding class I SAM-dependent methyltransferase translates to MTEHYYSQKPDVVSDPKFWDFTLKGRTFRFKSDNGVFSKKEVDFGSRLLVESFTLNEAVDGNILDVGCGYGPIGISIAASYPERTIEMIDINSRAVDLSKENAASNGIANVKIFESDRFDKVGSNQFAAILTNPPIRAGKSVVHEILEEGYRSLAVGGELWVVIQKKQGAPSAMDKMEQLFGNVEVPLKKKGYYILLSKKV, encoded by the coding sequence CTGACAGAGCATTACTACTCACAAAAACCGGATGTCGTAAGCGATCCGAAATTTTGGGATTTTACATTAAAGGGACGTACCTTTCGCTTCAAAAGTGATAATGGTGTATTTTCAAAGAAGGAAGTCGATTTCGGATCGCGCCTTTTAGTTGAGAGCTTCACCCTTAATGAAGCTGTGGATGGAAATATTCTCGATGTAGGCTGCGGATACGGGCCAATCGGAATATCAATCGCGGCGTCTTATCCCGAGAGAACGATAGAAATGATTGATATCAATAGCAGGGCTGTTGATTTGTCAAAAGAAAATGCCGCTTCTAATGGGATTGCAAATGTGAAGATTTTTGAAAGCGACCGTTTTGACAAAGTAGGCTCCAATCAATTCGCTGCAATTCTTACGAATCCTCCCATTCGCGCAGGTAAAAGTGTAGTCCACGAAATCTTAGAAGAAGGCTATCGCAGTTTGGCAGTTGGTGGAGAATTATGGGTGGTCATACAAAAAAAACAAGGCGCGCCATCCGCCATGGATAAAATGGAGCAATTATTTGGAAATGTTGAAGTGCCGTTGAAGAAGAAAGGTTACTATATACTATTATCCAAAAAGGTTTGA
- the rpoB gene encoding DNA-directed RNA polymerase subunit beta: protein MTGQLVQYGRHRQRRSYARISEVLDLPNLIEIQTASYQWFLDVGLKEMFQDISPIEDFTGNLSLEFIDYSLAEPKYSVEETKERDVTYSAPLRVKVRLVNKETGEVKDQDVFMGDFPLMTETGTFVINGAERVIVSQLVRSPSVYYNGKMDKNGKLGFSATVIPNRGAWLEYETDAKDVVYVRIDRTRKLPITVLMRALGFGTDQEIIDLIGDNEYLRNTLEKDNTESVEKALLEIYERLRPGEPPTVENAKSLLVSRFFDPKRYDLANVGRYKINKKLHIKNRLFGQRIAETLIDPETGEIIVEKGTMLDRRTLDRILPHIEAGIGFKTFHPSGGVVEEETLLQPIKVFAPNDAEGEKVINIIGNAYVTDKVKNITPADIISSISYFFNLLHGVGITDDIDHLGNRRLRSVGELLQNQFRIGLSRMERVVRERMSIQDTNTITPQQLINIRPVIASIKEFFGSSQLSQFMDQTNPLAELTHKRRLSALGPGGLTRERAGFEVRDVHYSHYGRMCPIETPEGPNIGLINSLSSFAKVNPYGFIETPYRRVDPETGRITSQIDYLTADEEDNYVVAQANVRLSDDGSFLDNDVVARFRGENTVVPRDRVDYMDVSPKQVVSAATACIPFLENDDSNRALMGANMQRQAVPLLQPEAPRVGTGMEYVSAKDSGAAVICKHPGIVEHVESREVWVRRVSEVDGQQVKGNLDKYRLLKFIRSNQGTCYNQRPIVSVGDNVVKGEILADGPSMEKGELALGRNVLVAFMTWDGYNYEDAIIMSERLVKDDVYTSIHIEEYESESRDTKLGPEEITRDIPNVGEDALRNLDERGIIRVGAEVKDGDLLVGKVTPKGVTELTAEERLLHAIFGEKAREVRDTSLRVPHGGGGIVLDVKVFNREDGDELPPGVNQLARVYIVQKRKIHEGDKMAGRHGNKGVISRILPEEDMPYLPDGTPVDIMLNPLGVPSRMNIGQVLELHLGMAARALGIHVASPVFDGATEEDVWGTIEEAGMSRDAKTVLYDGRSGEAFDNRVSVGVMYMIKLAHMVDDKLHARSTGPYSLVTQQPLGGKAQFGGQRFGEMEVWALEAYGAAYTLQEILTVKSDDVVGRVKTYEAIVKGENVPEPGVPESFKVLIKELQSLGLDVKILNAEDREIEMRDLEDEEEANQADKLSLDADTKDMVASEVGAPVKE from the coding sequence TTGACAGGTCAACTTGTTCAGTATGGACGACACCGCCAACGTAGAAGTTATGCAAGAATCAGTGAGGTTTTGGATCTTCCGAATCTTATTGAAATTCAAACAGCTTCTTATCAATGGTTTCTAGATGTAGGTTTAAAGGAAATGTTCCAGGATATTTCTCCTATTGAAGATTTTACAGGTAATTTATCGTTAGAATTCATCGATTACAGCTTAGCTGAGCCGAAGTATTCTGTGGAAGAAACAAAAGAACGCGATGTTACGTATTCTGCACCACTTCGTGTGAAAGTGCGCCTTGTTAACAAAGAAACAGGGGAAGTTAAAGACCAAGATGTATTTATGGGTGACTTCCCGTTGATGACGGAAACAGGTACATTTGTCATCAATGGTGCCGAACGGGTCATTGTATCCCAATTAGTGCGCTCACCTAGCGTATATTACAACGGTAAAATGGATAAAAACGGTAAGTTAGGATTCTCTGCGACCGTTATTCCGAACCGTGGCGCCTGGCTTGAATATGAAACAGACGCCAAGGATGTTGTGTATGTTCGAATCGATCGCACGAGGAAATTACCTATTACAGTATTGATGCGTGCCCTTGGATTTGGAACTGATCAGGAAATTATTGACTTGATCGGAGACAACGAATACCTTCGCAACACTCTTGAGAAGGACAATACCGAGAGTGTCGAAAAAGCATTGCTGGAAATCTATGAGCGTCTACGCCCAGGTGAACCACCTACTGTCGAAAACGCGAAAAGTCTTTTAGTTTCACGCTTTTTTGATCCAAAACGTTATGATTTAGCTAACGTAGGTCGTTATAAAATAAACAAAAAACTGCATATCAAGAACCGTCTGTTCGGACAACGCATTGCAGAGACTTTGATCGATCCTGAAACGGGGGAAATCATCGTCGAAAAAGGTACAATGCTAGACCGCCGTACACTTGATAGGATCCTACCTCATATTGAAGCTGGAATCGGATTCAAAACATTCCATCCTTCTGGTGGCGTGGTGGAAGAAGAGACCCTTCTTCAGCCTATCAAAGTTTTTGCGCCAAATGATGCTGAAGGTGAAAAAGTAATCAATATCATCGGTAATGCGTATGTGACGGATAAGGTCAAAAACATTACGCCGGCAGATATTATTTCTTCCATCAGCTATTTCTTTAACTTACTGCATGGTGTGGGAATCACGGATGATATTGACCACTTGGGTAACCGTCGTCTGCGGTCTGTTGGTGAATTGCTGCAAAACCAATTCAGAATTGGTTTATCGCGTATGGAGCGTGTCGTTCGTGAACGGATGTCCATTCAAGATACGAATACGATCACACCGCAGCAACTAATCAACATTCGTCCTGTTATTGCATCCATCAAAGAGTTTTTCGGAAGCTCACAGCTTTCTCAGTTCATGGATCAAACGAACCCGTTGGCCGAATTGACACATAAACGTCGTCTTTCTGCATTGGGACCTGGTGGTTTGACACGTGAGCGTGCTGGTTTTGAAGTGCGTGACGTTCATTATTCCCACTATGGCCGTATGTGTCCGATTGAAACGCCTGAGGGACCGAATATCGGGTTGATTAACTCGCTTTCCAGTTTTGCAAAGGTAAACCCGTATGGTTTCATCGAAACACCATATCGTCGTGTGGATCCGGAAACTGGAAGAATTACGAGTCAAATCGACTACTTAACAGCCGATGAAGAAGATAACTATGTAGTTGCCCAAGCGAATGTTCGTCTTTCAGATGACGGATCCTTCCTTGATAATGATGTTGTTGCACGTTTCCGCGGTGAAAATACCGTTGTTCCGCGTGACCGCGTAGATTACATGGATGTATCTCCTAAACAGGTCGTTTCTGCTGCGACAGCATGTATTCCTTTCTTGGAAAACGATGACTCCAACCGTGCCCTTATGGGAGCGAACATGCAACGTCAAGCAGTTCCATTGCTACAACCGGAAGCACCTCGAGTTGGAACGGGTATGGAATATGTTTCGGCTAAAGATTCCGGTGCAGCTGTCATTTGTAAACACCCTGGTATCGTAGAGCACGTTGAATCACGTGAAGTATGGGTCCGACGGGTTAGTGAAGTTGACGGACAGCAAGTAAAAGGCAACTTGGATAAGTATCGTCTATTAAAATTCATTCGTTCCAACCAAGGAACGTGCTATAATCAACGCCCGATCGTAAGTGTAGGCGACAATGTCGTAAAAGGTGAAATCCTTGCTGATGGCCCTTCAATGGAAAAAGGCGAATTAGCCCTTGGACGTAACGTATTGGTAGCCTTCATGACATGGGATGGGTACAACTATGAAGATGCCATCATCATGAGTGAACGTCTGGTCAAGGATGATGTGTACACTTCTATCCATATTGAAGAATATGAATCTGAATCTCGCGACACAAAATTAGGGCCTGAAGAAATCACTCGTGATATCCCTAACGTCGGGGAAGATGCACTTCGTAACCTTGACGAACGCGGAATCATCCGTGTCGGTGCCGAAGTGAAAGACGGAGATCTTCTAGTTGGTAAAGTCACGCCTAAAGGTGTAACGGAATTGACTGCCGAGGAACGTCTATTACATGCAATTTTCGGTGAAAAAGCACGTGAAGTCAGGGATACATCGCTTCGCGTACCTCACGGCGGCGGCGGTATCGTCCTTGATGTTAAAGTGTTTAACAGAGAAGATGGCGATGAACTGCCTCCAGGTGTAAACCAATTGGCTCGTGTATATATCGTACAAAAACGTAAAATCCATGAAGGCGATAAAATGGCTGGGCGACATGGTAACAAAGGGGTAATTTCCAGGATCCTTCCTGAGGAAGATATGCCATATTTACCAGACGGCACACCAGTCGACATCATGTTGAATCCACTTGGTGTACCTTCACGTATGAACATCGGTCAGGTGCTGGAGCTCCACTTAGGTATGGCTGCACGCGCTCTTGGCATTCATGTAGCATCACCTGTTTTCGATGGTGCCACCGAGGAAGATGTTTGGGGTACGATTGAAGAAGCCGGGATGTCCCGTGATGCAAAGACCGTTTTATATGACGGCCGTTCAGGTGAAGCATTCGATAACCGTGTATCAGTCGGTGTCATGTATATGATCAAACTGGCGCATATGGTCGATGATAAGCTTCATGCACGTTCAACTGGACCTTACTCACTGGTTACGCAGCAGCCGCTTGGTGGTAAGGCGCAATTCGGTGGACAGCGTTTCGGTGAAATGGAAGTATGGGCACTTGAAGCATACGGTGCTGCTTATACATTACAAGAAATCCTAACCGTTAAATCGGATGATGTCGTGGGCCGTGTTAAAACATACGAAGCGATTGTCAAAGGTGAAAATGTCCCTGAGCCTGGCGTTCCTGAATCATTCAAAGTATTGATCAAGGAGCTTCAAAGTTTAGGATTGGATGTTAAAATTCTTAATGCCGAAGACCGCGAGATTGAAATGCGTGATTTGGAAGATGAAGAAGAAGCCAACCAAGCAGATAAATTAAGCCTTGATGCCGATACAAAAGATATGGTTGCCTCCGAAGTAGGGGCACCTGTCAAAGAATAA
- the rpoC gene encoding DNA-directed RNA polymerase subunit beta': MLDVNNFEYMKIGLASPDKIRSWSHGEVKKPETINYRTLKPEKDGLFCERIFGPQKDWECHCGKYKRVRYKGVVCDRCGVEVTRAKVRRERMGHIELAAPVSHIWYFKGIPSRMGLVLDMSPRALEEVIYFASYVVTETGDTTLEKKQLLSEKEYRTYREKYGKKFQAAMGAEAIKKLLQDIDTEKEVESLKEELKTAQGQRRTRAIKRLEVLEAFRNSGNEPSWMILDVLPVIPPELRPMVQLDGGRFATSDLNDLYRRVINRNNRLKRLLDLGAPSIIVQNEKRMLQEAVDALIDNGRRGRPVTGPGNRPLKSLSHMLKGKQGRFRQNLLGKRVDYSGRSVIVVGPNLKMYQCGLPKEMAIELFKPFVMKELVQRGLAHNIKSAKRKIERLSPEIWDVLEEVIREHPVLLNRAPTLHRLGIQAFEPTLVEGRAIRLHPLVCTAYNADFDGDQMAVHVPLSSEAQAEARMLMLAAQNILNPKDGKPVVTPSQDMVLGNYYLTLEREGAIGEGMIFKDTSEALLAYQNGYVHLHSRCAVHASSLNNETFTEEQNGQLLITTVGKLIFNEILPKSFPYINEPTRYNLETKTPEKYFVEKGANIPELIEAQPAIDPFKKKILGNIIAEVFKRFKITETSKMLDRMKDLGFKYSTKAGITVGVADIVVLKEKQEIITEAQTKVDNVLKQFRRGLITEDERYDRVISIWSAAKDTIQSKLMDSLDRRNPIFMMSDSGARGNASNFTQLAGMRGLMANPAGRIIELPIKSSFREGLTVLEYFISTHGARKGLADTALKTADSGYLTRRLVDVAQDVIIRDDDCGTDRGLKISALREGTEIIEHLEERLVGRYARKAIRHPETSEVIVPENGLITEDLAHYIESLGIETAWIRSAFTCNTSHGVCKKCYGRNLATGQEVEVGEAVGIIAAQSIGEPGTQLTMRTFHTGGVAGDDITQGLPRIQEIFEARNPKGQAVISEIEGTVVSINEIRDKQQEIVVQGAVESRTYTAPYTARLRVTVDTPVRRGEELTEGSIDPKELLKVTDVLTVQEYLLHEVQKVYRMQGVEIGDKHIEVMVRQMMRKVRVLDAGETEVLPGTLLDVNQFTTANTDALLTNKLPATGRPVLLGITKASLETDSFLSAASFQETTRVLTDAAIKGKRDELLGLKENVIIGKLVPAGTGMLRYRKANPVVVGDENTETVSVD; encoded by the coding sequence TTGTTAGACGTTAATAATTTTGAGTATATGAAAATCGGTCTTGCTTCACCAGACAAGATTCGTTCTTGGTCCCATGGAGAAGTGAAGAAGCCAGAAACAATCAACTACCGTACGTTAAAGCCTGAAAAAGACGGTTTATTCTGTGAGAGAATCTTCGGACCTCAAAAGGACTGGGAATGCCATTGCGGAAAATATAAACGTGTTCGTTATAAAGGTGTAGTCTGTGACCGTTGTGGCGTCGAAGTCACTCGTGCCAAAGTGCGTCGCGAACGTATGGGTCATATTGAACTGGCAGCGCCAGTTTCACATATATGGTATTTCAAAGGAATCCCTAGCCGTATGGGACTTGTACTTGATATGTCCCCACGTGCTCTGGAAGAAGTCATTTACTTTGCATCTTACGTAGTAACTGAAACGGGCGATACAACTTTAGAAAAGAAACAGCTTCTTTCCGAAAAGGAATATCGTACATACCGTGAAAAATACGGTAAGAAGTTCCAAGCTGCAATGGGTGCGGAAGCTATTAAAAAACTTTTACAAGATATAGATACGGAAAAGGAAGTAGAGTCGTTGAAAGAGGAGCTTAAAACAGCTCAAGGACAACGCAGGACCCGTGCTATCAAACGCTTGGAAGTGCTGGAAGCATTCCGTAACTCCGGTAATGAACCTTCATGGATGATCCTTGACGTGCTGCCGGTCATTCCACCGGAACTTCGCCCAATGGTACAACTTGACGGCGGACGCTTCGCTACGTCTGATTTAAATGATTTATACCGTCGTGTCATCAACCGTAATAACCGGTTAAAACGACTGCTAGACCTTGGTGCGCCAAGCATTATCGTTCAAAACGAAAAGCGTATGCTTCAAGAAGCTGTCGATGCTCTTATCGATAATGGCCGTCGTGGCCGTCCGGTAACAGGACCTGGTAACCGCCCATTAAAATCCTTATCTCATATGTTAAAAGGTAAACAAGGCCGCTTCCGTCAAAACCTTCTTGGGAAACGTGTTGACTACTCTGGACGTTCGGTTATCGTAGTAGGACCAAACTTAAAGATGTACCAATGCGGTCTTCCGAAGGAAATGGCGATCGAGTTATTCAAACCATTCGTCATGAAGGAATTGGTTCAAAGAGGTTTGGCGCATAACATTAAATCCGCCAAGCGTAAAATTGAACGTTTATCTCCTGAAATTTGGGATGTGCTTGAAGAAGTGATCAGGGAGCATCCAGTACTATTGAACCGTGCACCGACACTTCATAGGCTTGGTATCCAAGCATTTGAGCCAACCTTGGTCGAAGGTCGCGCAATTCGTTTGCACCCGCTCGTATGTACAGCCTACAATGCTGACTTTGACGGTGACCAAATGGCGGTTCACGTTCCGCTTTCATCTGAAGCCCAAGCTGAGGCACGCATGCTCATGCTGGCTGCACAGAACATCTTGAACCCTAAAGATGGTAAACCAGTCGTTACACCTTCCCAAGATATGGTTTTAGGTAACTATTACTTAACGTTGGAAAGAGAAGGCGCAATCGGCGAGGGTATGATCTTTAAAGATACAAGTGAAGCGTTGCTTGCGTACCAAAACGGATATGTTCACCTGCATTCCCGTTGTGCCGTCCATGCATCGTCACTAAATAATGAAACTTTCACTGAAGAGCAAAACGGCCAGTTGTTAATTACGACTGTCGGTAAATTGATTTTCAATGAAATCTTACCAAAATCATTCCCGTATATTAACGAACCGACTCGATATAACCTGGAAACGAAAACTCCAGAAAAGTATTTCGTGGAAAAAGGCGCTAATATCCCTGAATTGATCGAGGCTCAGCCTGCTATTGATCCATTCAAGAAAAAAATTCTTGGAAATATCATCGCAGAAGTCTTTAAACGCTTTAAAATTACCGAAACATCCAAAATGCTTGACAGGATGAAGGATCTTGGATTCAAATATTCGACAAAAGCCGGTATTACTGTTGGTGTGGCTGATATCGTCGTATTGAAAGAAAAACAAGAAATCATCACCGAAGCTCAAACTAAAGTGGATAACGTCTTAAAACAATTCAGACGTGGTTTGATCACTGAGGATGAGCGTTATGATCGCGTCATCTCGATCTGGAGTGCTGCAAAGGATACGATTCAGTCTAAACTTATGGACTCATTGGATCGCCGCAACCCGATCTTCATGATGAGTGACTCCGGTGCCCGTGGTAACGCCTCTAACTTCACGCAGCTTGCGGGTATGCGCGGATTGATGGCCAACCCGGCTGGACGGATCATTGAGTTACCGATCAAATCAAGTTTCCGTGAAGGTTTAACAGTGTTGGAGTATTTCATCTCTACACATGGTGCGCGTAAAGGTCTTGCCGATACAGCACTTAAAACGGCCGACTCCGGTTACCTTACTCGTCGACTTGTTGACGTTGCCCAAGATGTCATCATCCGTGATGACGATTGTGGAACGGACCGCGGCTTGAAAATTTCAGCCTTGAGAGAAGGTACTGAAATAATCGAGCATCTTGAAGAGCGCCTGGTGGGCCGTTATGCAAGAAAAGCGATCAGACATCCAGAAACAAGTGAAGTGATCGTACCTGAAAATGGTCTTATCACTGAAGATCTTGCTCATTATATTGAATCTCTAGGTATAGAAACAGCGTGGATCCGTTCTGCCTTTACATGTAACACCAGCCATGGTGTATGTAAGAAATGTTACGGACGCAACTTGGCTACCGGCCAAGAGGTTGAAGTGGGCGAAGCTGTCGGTATCATCGCGGCGCAATCAATCGGGGAACCTGGTACACAGTTAACGATGCGTACATTCCATACCGGAGGGGTTGCCGGAGACGATATCACACAAGGTCTTCCGCGTATCCAAGAGATTTTCGAAGCAAGGAACCCTAAAGGTCAAGCTGTCATTTCCGAAATTGAAGGTACGGTTGTTTCAATTAACGAAATCAGGGATAAACAACAGGAAATCGTTGTTCAAGGAGCAGTGGAGTCTCGCACATATACTGCACCGTACACAGCGCGCCTAAGAGTTACTGTCGACACTCCTGTCCGTCGCGGTGAAGAGTTGACAGAGGGATCGATCGACCCGAAAGAATTGCTGAAAGTTACCGATGTACTTACCGTTCAGGAATACCTGCTGCATGAAGTGCAGAAAGTATACCGGATGCAGGGGGTTGAAATCGGTGATAAACATATCGAAGTAATGGTTAGACAAATGATGCGTAAAGTCCGTGTGCTTGATGCGGGTGAAACGGAAGTGCTTCCAGGAACATTATTGGATGTTAACCAGTTCACTACAGCAAATACCGATGCATTATTGACTAACAAATTACCGGCAACAGGACGCCCTGTATTATTGGGTATCACTAAAGCATCTCTCGAAACGGATTCGTTCTTGTCCGCCGCATCGTTCCAAGAAACTACAAGAGTCTTGACAGATGCAGCAATCAAAGGAAAACGTGATGAGTTGCTCGGCCTTAAAGAAAATGTTATCATCGGTAAACTTGTCCCAGCGGGTACAGGAATGCTTCGCTACAGAAAAGCAAACCCTGTCGTTGTTGGTGATGAAAACACCGAGACAGTATCTGTTGACTAA
- a CDS encoding 50S ribosomal protein L7ae-like protein: protein MSYEKVIQAKSVIIGTKQAVRALKNNLIQEVIIADDADIYLTGRVIETAKKLDVPITYVDSMRMLGKACGIDVGAATVAIKK, encoded by the coding sequence ATGTCTTATGAAAAAGTAATACAGGCAAAGTCAGTGATTATAGGAACGAAACAAGCAGTTAGAGCTCTTAAAAACAATTTAATTCAAGAGGTTATCATCGCTGATGATGCAGATATATACTTGACTGGGCGCGTCATTGAGACCGCTAAGAAATTGGATGTTCCTATCACATATGTTGATTCGATGAGAATGCTTGGCAAAGCATGTGGTATTGATGTCGGAGCAGCAACTGTTGCCATTAAAAAGTAA
- the rpsL gene encoding 30S ribosomal protein S12: MPTINQLVRKGRESKEVNSKSPALNKGYNSFKKAQTNVSSPQKRGVCTRVGTMTPKKPNSALRKYARVRLTNGIEVTAYIPGIGHNLQEHSVVLIRGGRVKDLPGVRYHIVRGALDTAGVNNRMQGRSKYGTKRPKAAKK, translated from the coding sequence ATGCCTACTATTAATCAATTAGTGCGTAAAGGACGCGAGTCTAAAGAGGTTAACTCAAAATCTCCAGCACTTAACAAAGGCTACAACAGCTTTAAAAAAGCACAAACTAACGTATCATCTCCGCAAAAACGTGGTGTTTGCACTCGTGTGGGTACTATGACACCGAAGAAACCGAACTCCGCGTTACGTAAATATGCGCGTGTACGTTTAACAAACGGTATCGAGGTAACAGCTTATATCCCAGGTATCGGTCACAACCTACAAGAACACAGCGTGGTTCTTATCCGTGGCGGTCGTGTAAAGGATTTACCAGGGGTACGTTACCATATCGTACGTGGTGCTCTTGATACTGCTGGAGTTAACAATCGTATGCAAGGCCGTTCTAAATACGGTACTAAGCGTCCGAAAGCAGCTAAAAAATAA